A DNA window from Micromonospora sp. NBC_01739 contains the following coding sequences:
- a CDS encoding VWA domain-containing protein, with protein MTDSDLTPSDLAAANRRQVLYWRLLARIFDPDEQPALESASMAVVEDLGLPAMLLDPTVSVDNVVQRFPQLADELRGLLTDTETGADGETAATGEAHRPGEAEVRRAALVSKLLLNVFATGAGPVSAGQLARWQSDAGWFEQALGGEAGELRREGTGLGPVLAGIEGDLVNRMHLREVLADPTLARQLTPSMSLIEQLLRDKANLSGVALANAKSLIRRFVDEVAQVLRTQVEQTTVGAIDRSVPPKRVFRNLDLDRTIWKNLPNWSPEDERLYVDRLYYRQTARKTTPSRLIVVVDQSGSMVDSMVNCTILASIFAGLPKVDVHLIAYDTRALDLTPWVHDPFEVLLRTKLGGGNDGPVAMAMARPKIVEPKNTVMVWISDFYEFDRSQPLFDSIEAVHRSGVKFIPVGSVSSSGQQSVNPWFRQRLKDLGTPVISGHIRKLVFELKSFLT; from the coding sequence ATGACCGACTCCGACCTCACTCCGAGCGACCTGGCCGCCGCCAATCGCCGCCAGGTGCTCTACTGGCGGCTGCTGGCCCGCATCTTCGACCCGGACGAGCAGCCCGCCCTGGAATCGGCGAGCATGGCCGTGGTCGAGGACCTGGGCCTGCCCGCCATGCTGCTGGACCCGACGGTGTCGGTGGACAACGTGGTCCAGCGGTTCCCGCAGCTCGCCGACGAACTACGCGGCCTGCTCACGGACACCGAGACCGGGGCCGACGGCGAGACCGCAGCCACCGGTGAGGCGCACCGGCCGGGCGAGGCCGAGGTGCGGCGGGCGGCGCTGGTGTCGAAGCTGCTGCTGAACGTCTTCGCCACCGGTGCGGGGCCGGTCAGCGCGGGTCAACTGGCCCGGTGGCAGTCCGACGCGGGTTGGTTCGAGCAGGCCCTCGGCGGCGAAGCCGGTGAGCTGCGACGGGAGGGTACCGGGCTGGGTCCCGTCCTCGCCGGTATCGAGGGGGATCTGGTCAACCGGATGCATCTGCGGGAGGTGCTGGCGGATCCGACGCTGGCCCGGCAACTCACCCCGAGCATGTCGCTGATCGAGCAGCTGCTGCGGGACAAGGCCAACCTGTCCGGGGTGGCGCTGGCCAACGCCAAGTCCCTGATCCGGCGCTTCGTCGACGAGGTCGCCCAGGTGCTGCGTACCCAGGTGGAGCAGACCACGGTCGGGGCGATCGACCGGTCCGTGCCGCCGAAGCGGGTGTTCCGCAACCTGGACCTGGACCGCACCATCTGGAAGAACCTGCCCAACTGGAGTCCGGAGGACGAACGGCTCTACGTGGACCGGCTCTACTACCGGCAGACCGCCCGCAAGACCACCCCCTCGCGGCTGATCGTGGTGGTGGACCAGTCCGGGTCGATGGTCGACTCGATGGTCAACTGCACCATCCTGGCGTCGATCTTCGCCGGGCTGCCCAAGGTCGACGTGCACCTGATCGCCTACGACACCCGGGCGTTGGACCTGACCCCGTGGGTGCACGACCCGTTCGAGGTGTTGCTGCGGACCAAGCTGGGTGGGGGCAACGACGGGCCGGTGGCGATGGCGATGGCCCGCCCGAAGATCGTCGAGCCGAAGAACACCGTGATGGTGTGGATCTCGGACTTCTACGAGTTCGACCGCTCCCAGCCGCTGTTCGACAGCATCGAGGCGGTGCACCGGTCGGGGGTCAAGTTCATCCCGGTCGGCTCGGTCAGCAGCTCCGGTCAGCAGAGCGTCAACCCCTGGTTCCGGCAACGCCTCAAGGACCTGGGCACCCCGGTCATCTCCGGCCACATCCGCAAACTCGTCTTCGAGCTCAAGAGCTTCCTCACCTAG
- a CDS encoding ATP-binding protein, which translates to MSEMLRAPAEVKYADELDYLESVDTGPKPYSWRLSPRMVRLFVLGSERADGLDRDIPQKWFGDRSFVERSIVTLASDRGLLLIGDPGTGKSWLAELLSAAICRNSTLVVQGTAGTTEDHIKYSWNVSMVIAKGQSRESMIPSPIMTAMEQGVIGRFEELTRSTSDVQDALISILSEKYVSIPELNDDNIVFAKPGFSIIATANSRDRGVNDLSSALKRRFNFVRIPVITNKLSEAEIVRFRTEELLRRHQVELEVPPTLLDILLQSFADLRAAAASATSDDEKLESALSTAEQIGVLEDAILHSQFFGDRTLRAGTLAGSLVGSLARRSPEDLAILNKYLHAVVEPRAKQDGGEWNDFLDGGRQSIAALS; encoded by the coding sequence ATGTCCGAGATGTTGCGTGCCCCCGCCGAGGTCAAGTACGCCGACGAACTCGACTACCTGGAGTCGGTCGACACCGGCCCCAAGCCGTACTCGTGGCGGCTGAGCCCTCGCATGGTCCGGCTGTTCGTCCTGGGTTCGGAGCGCGCCGACGGCCTGGACCGGGACATCCCGCAGAAGTGGTTCGGTGACCGCAGCTTCGTCGAGCGCAGCATCGTCACCCTGGCCTCGGATCGGGGTCTGCTGCTCATCGGTGACCCGGGCACCGGCAAGAGCTGGCTGGCCGAGCTGTTGTCCGCGGCGATCTGCCGCAACTCGACCCTGGTGGTGCAGGGCACCGCCGGCACCACCGAGGACCACATCAAGTACTCGTGGAACGTCTCCATGGTCATCGCCAAGGGGCAGTCCCGCGAGTCGATGATCCCGTCGCCGATCATGACGGCGATGGAGCAGGGGGTGATCGGCCGCTTCGAGGAGTTGACCCGTTCCACCAGCGACGTGCAGGACGCCCTGATCTCCATCCTGTCGGAGAAGTACGTCTCCATCCCCGAACTCAACGACGACAACATCGTCTTCGCCAAGCCCGGGTTCTCCATCATCGCCACCGCGAACAGCCGGGACCGGGGGGTCAACGACCTGTCCTCGGCGTTGAAACGGCGGTTCAACTTCGTCCGGATCCCGGTGATCACCAACAAGCTCAGCGAGGCGGAGATCGTCCGATTCCGTACGGAGGAGCTGCTGCGCCGCCACCAGGTCGAGCTGGAGGTGCCGCCGACCCTGCTGGACATCCTGTTGCAGAGCTTCGCCGACCTGCGGGCCGCCGCCGCCTCGGCCACCAGCGACGACGAGAAGCTGGAGTCGGCGCTGTCCACCGCCGAGCAGATCGGGGTGCTGGAGGACGCCATCCTGCACAGCCAGTTCTTCGGCGACCGCACCCTGCGGGCCGGCACCCTGGCCGGGTCGCTGGTGGGTTCCCTGGCCCGGCGCAGCCCGGAGGACCTGGCGATCCTCAACAAGTACCTGCACGCCGTGGTGGAGCCACGGGCCAAGCAGGACGGCGGCGAGTGGAACGACTTCCTCGACGGCGGCCGACAGTCGATCGCCGCCCTGTCATGA
- a CDS encoding PP2C family protein-serine/threonine phosphatase, producing the protein MADAELVTNEERLRRFEAITDRALSGLNIADLFDELLERVRDLLKVDTATILLLDGHTGELVATAAKGLEEEVRRGFRIRVGHGFAGRVAATSAPVMIYDVTPADVVNPILLDAGIRALLGVPMLANGNLVGVLHVGSLTLRRFGPEDVQLLQLVADRASSAGQVRAQILDRQAALALQRSLLPGRLPEIAGLDLAARYVPGHDLGIGGDWYDVFALPSGWLGAVIGDVSGHGLPSAVVMGRIRSALRAYALDRDDPAEVLTALDRKIHHFEAGTLTTALYALIAPDRASVHLSCAGHLRPLLAVPGEPTSLVDLVVDRPFGVGAPLASRHTTVVDLPPGATLVFYTDGLVERRGELIDTGIERLAAAIRSGPAEALCDHIMAATIDEPPTDDVALLTIRRHD; encoded by the coding sequence GTGGCCGATGCCGAACTGGTGACGAACGAGGAGCGCCTGCGCCGCTTCGAGGCGATCACCGACAGGGCTCTGTCGGGGCTGAACATCGCCGATCTGTTCGATGAGCTGCTTGAGCGGGTCCGGGACCTGCTCAAGGTCGACACTGCGACCATCCTGCTGCTGGACGGCCATACCGGCGAACTCGTCGCCACGGCCGCCAAGGGCCTGGAAGAGGAGGTACGGCGCGGATTCCGCATCCGGGTCGGGCACGGCTTCGCCGGCCGGGTGGCAGCCACCTCGGCACCGGTGATGATCTACGACGTCACCCCGGCCGACGTGGTCAATCCCATCCTGCTCGACGCCGGCATCCGGGCCCTGCTGGGGGTGCCGATGCTGGCCAACGGCAACCTGGTCGGGGTGCTGCATGTCGGTTCCCTGACCCTGCGGCGGTTCGGCCCCGAGGACGTACAGCTGCTGCAACTGGTCGCCGACCGGGCCAGCTCCGCCGGCCAGGTCCGGGCCCAGATCCTCGACCGGCAGGCAGCCCTGGCCCTGCAACGCAGCCTGCTGCCCGGCCGGCTGCCGGAGATCGCCGGCCTGGACCTGGCCGCCCGGTACGTGCCCGGTCACGACCTCGGCATCGGTGGCGACTGGTACGACGTGTTCGCCCTGCCCTCCGGCTGGCTGGGCGCGGTGATCGGCGACGTCTCCGGGCACGGACTGCCCTCCGCCGTCGTCATGGGACGCATCCGCAGCGCCCTGCGCGCCTACGCCCTGGACCGGGACGACCCGGCCGAGGTGCTGACCGCCCTGGACCGCAAGATCCACCATTTCGAGGCCGGCACCCTGACCACCGCCCTCTACGCCCTCATCGCCCCCGACCGCGCCTCGGTGCACCTGTCCTGCGCAGGCCACCTACGGCCGCTGCTGGCCGTACCGGGCGAACCCACCAGCCTGGTGGACCTCGTCGTGGACCGACCCTTCGGGGTGGGTGCGCCGCTCGCCAGCCGGCACACCACCGTGGTGGACCTGCCGCCGGGCGCAACCCTCGTCTTCTACACCGACGGACTGGTCGAACGCCGCGGCGAGCTGATCGACACCGGCATCGAACGACTGGCCGCCGCCATCCGGTCGGGACCCGCCGAGGCGTTGTGCGACCACATCATGGCCGCCACCATCGACGAGCCCCCGACCGACGACGTGGCCCTGCTGACCATCCGTCGCCACGACTGA
- a CDS encoding HAAS signaling domain-containing protein, with amino-acid sequence MSNSALPEAAETYLRALAAELADAPPDTVREIIEGVRGHIAEALDSGRPLDQALAGLGSPQAVAAQAREELVPAHRAGDRVAGVGRALRMVAVVLGVLTAVCVSFLLPSTALPSDLAGPEGQSIMRRLGPGFAMLTLLPALIAAVPFVVPPRVREVTGVVGAGVLTALACATGEVGLYYLPLVLMLWAATVVPWVMRRRIGRAALRSWRLVAAGAVILPGLLLALSVATGSLGIEWLGVLLWIVGPLVVGALCALGLRIGYALTALAGALVMAFAITERGFLFAAFWVFGGLYLMIGATGVVTTRPEQRPAGPVQYGYHDADRGHASGGHRRPTGS; translated from the coding sequence ATGAGCAACAGCGCCCTGCCCGAGGCGGCGGAGACCTACCTTCGGGCGCTCGCCGCCGAGCTGGCCGACGCGCCACCGGACACCGTACGGGAGATCATCGAGGGGGTCCGGGGGCACATCGCCGAGGCCCTGGACAGCGGACGCCCGCTGGACCAGGCCCTGGCCGGTCTCGGCAGCCCGCAGGCCGTGGCGGCGCAGGCACGTGAGGAACTCGTCCCGGCCCACCGGGCCGGGGACCGGGTGGCCGGTGTCGGCCGGGCGCTGCGGATGGTCGCCGTGGTGCTCGGCGTGCTGACCGCGGTGTGTGTGAGCTTCCTGCTGCCCTCCACCGCCCTGCCCTCGGATCTGGCCGGTCCCGAGGGCCAGAGCATCATGCGACGCCTGGGCCCCGGGTTCGCCATGCTCACCCTGCTACCGGCGCTCATCGCGGCCGTTCCGTTCGTCGTACCCCCCAGGGTGCGCGAGGTTACCGGGGTGGTCGGTGCCGGGGTGCTGACCGCACTCGCCTGCGCCACCGGTGAGGTCGGTCTGTACTACCTCCCCCTCGTGCTGATGCTGTGGGCGGCGACGGTGGTGCCGTGGGTGATGCGGCGGCGGATCGGCCGGGCCGCCCTACGGTCCTGGCGCCTAGTCGCAGCGGGGGCGGTGATCCTGCCCGGGCTGCTGCTGGCGCTCTCCGTGGCCACCGGCTCGTTGGGCATCGAGTGGCTGGGCGTGCTGCTGTGGATCGTCGGGCCGCTGGTCGTCGGAGCCCTGTGCGCCCTCGGCCTCCGGATCGGGTACGCCCTGACCGCCCTGGCCGGTGCGCTGGTCATGGCCTTCGCGATCACCGAGCGGGGCTTCCTGTTCGCGGCCTTCTGGGTGTTCGGTGGGCTCTACCTGATGATCGGGGCCACCGGTGTCGTCACGACCCGTCCCGAACAGCGTCCGGCCGGTCCGGTTCAATACGGGTACCACGACGCGGATCGGGGTCATGCTTCCGGCGGGCATCGACGGCCCACCGGGAGCTAG
- a CDS encoding PadR family transcriptional regulator has translation MDSARERITTNIRKGVLEYCVLALLSQRDMYGLELADWLAARGLIASEGSLYPMLARMRQAGSVETRWLTPEQGHARRYYAITSQGRAQLRVFAAVWRDIQPHVNELIAEET, from the coding sequence ATGGACAGCGCACGCGAGCGGATCACCACCAACATCCGCAAGGGCGTCCTTGAGTACTGCGTGCTCGCGTTGCTCTCGCAGCGCGACATGTACGGCCTGGAACTGGCGGACTGGCTGGCCGCCCGAGGTCTGATCGCCAGCGAGGGCAGCCTGTACCCGATGCTTGCCCGGATGCGGCAGGCGGGCAGCGTCGAAACCCGCTGGCTGACCCCCGAGCAGGGTCATGCCCGGCGGTACTACGCGATCACCTCCCAGGGCCGGGCGCAGTTGCGGGTGTTCGCGGCGGTGTGGCGTGACATCCAGCCGCACGTGAACGAATTGATAGCGGAGGAAACATGA
- a CDS encoding NADAR family protein, whose protein sequence is MVTSVGNVAELIAAVSAGSRVDYLFFWGHQPRADGRIGAECLSQWWPAPFTLDGLRFATAEHYMMWRKAVLFDDHARAAQILTVDSPEAVKALGRRVVGFDPQTWQRHRFDIVVTGNRAKFDQHRALGAYLLDTGERVLVEASPFDQVWGIGLAADHPDAIDPAGWRGLNLLGFALMQARTILRDQQPSTATPSSAS, encoded by the coding sequence ATGGTCACGTCCGTGGGCAATGTCGCCGAACTGATCGCCGCCGTGAGTGCGGGTTCCCGGGTGGATTACCTGTTCTTCTGGGGCCACCAGCCGCGGGCCGACGGCCGCATCGGCGCCGAGTGCCTGAGTCAGTGGTGGCCGGCTCCGTTCACCCTCGACGGGCTACGCTTCGCCACCGCCGAGCACTACATGATGTGGCGAAAGGCCGTCCTCTTCGACGACCACGCCCGGGCCGCTCAGATCCTGACGGTGGATTCGCCGGAGGCGGTGAAGGCCCTGGGTCGGCGGGTCGTCGGCTTCGACCCGCAGACCTGGCAACGGCACCGTTTCGACATCGTGGTGACCGGCAACCGGGCCAAGTTCGACCAGCATCGGGCCCTGGGTGCATATCTGCTCGACACCGGGGAGCGGGTGCTGGTGGAGGCCAGCCCGTTCGACCAGGTCTGGGGCATCGGCCTGGCCGCCGACCATCCGGACGCCATCGACCCCGCAGGCTGGCGCGGGCTGAACCTGCTCGGGTTCGCCCTCATGCAGGCCCGCACGATCCTGCGCGATCAGCAGCCGAGCACTGCGACTCCGAGTTCGGCAAGCTGA
- a CDS encoding SAM-dependent methyltransferase codes for MGTSDDEAKPASAARIYDYFLGGTHNFPADRAAAQTMLQVLPLVPQMARTNRAFLRRAVRYLAESGVRQFLDVGSGIPTEGNVHEIVQQVEPEARVVYVDIDPLAVAESLELLDGNPLATVVNADLRDPRSILSHPQVTALLDFDRPIGLVLGAVLHFVPDETAYDVVGRLLAAMAPGSHLLISHATADEAPHEQDEIDVAHDIYRHRTATPLGLRTRAQIERFFEGLDLVEPGVVWLPLWRPAPDDPQYFADDPTRSAGIGGVGRIPPHQDR; via the coding sequence GTGGGAACGAGTGACGACGAGGCCAAGCCGGCGAGCGCGGCCCGAATCTACGACTACTTCCTCGGCGGCACCCACAACTTCCCAGCCGACCGTGCGGCCGCGCAGACGATGCTCCAGGTGCTGCCGCTGGTGCCGCAAATGGCCAGGACGAACCGGGCCTTTCTGCGCCGCGCCGTACGCTACCTCGCGGAATCGGGGGTGCGACAGTTCCTCGACGTGGGCTCCGGCATCCCCACCGAAGGCAACGTCCACGAGATCGTTCAACAGGTCGAGCCCGAGGCACGCGTCGTCTACGTGGACATCGACCCGCTGGCGGTCGCGGAGAGCCTGGAACTGCTCGACGGCAACCCCTTGGCTACCGTGGTCAACGCCGACCTGCGTGATCCTCGGTCGATCCTCTCGCATCCGCAGGTCACGGCGCTGCTCGACTTCGACCGGCCGATCGGCCTCGTGTTGGGCGCGGTCCTGCATTTCGTCCCCGACGAGACGGCCTACGACGTGGTGGGTCGACTGCTCGCCGCGATGGCGCCCGGGAGTCACCTGCTCATCTCCCATGCGACGGCCGACGAGGCGCCACACGAGCAGGACGAGATCGACGTGGCCCACGACATCTACCGGCACCGGACCGCCACCCCCCTCGGGCTGCGTACCAGGGCGCAGATCGAGCGCTTCTTCGAGGGGCTCGACCTGGTCGAACCGGGCGTGGTGTGGCTGCCACTGTGGCGTCCGGCCCCGGACGACCCGCAGTACTTCGCCGACGATCCGACGCGCAGCGCCGGCATCGGTGGAGTCGGACGGATCCCGCCCCACCAGGACAGGTAG
- a CDS encoding DUF998 domain-containing protein, producing the protein MALWVGALGAVSFVLVFLIDGASRPGYAPTRHPVSALALGSRGGIQTANFLISGSAITAGAVGVLAEGPNALLGVVLAVFGLGLVASGVFRMDPMLGYPPGAPTGIPEQHSTAHRIHDLAGAVVFLSLPVSAAISAFTLPTTPWRVVSGGVAVTLFLGLGQFGRAWEQVSPRIGLIQRAMIIPGWGWLAALFTALALGLI; encoded by the coding sequence ATGGCCTTGTGGGTGGGTGCCCTCGGAGCGGTGTCGTTCGTGCTGGTGTTCCTCATCGACGGGGCCAGCCGCCCGGGCTACGCCCCGACCCGCCACCCGGTCAGCGCGCTGGCCCTCGGCAGCCGGGGCGGGATCCAGACGGCCAACTTCCTGATCTCCGGTTCCGCGATCACGGCGGGGGCCGTCGGCGTGCTCGCGGAGGGCCCGAACGCCCTGCTCGGTGTGGTGCTGGCCGTCTTCGGGCTCGGGCTTGTCGCCTCCGGGGTGTTCCGGATGGACCCGATGCTCGGCTACCCGCCGGGTGCGCCGACCGGGATACCCGAGCAGCACAGCACCGCCCACCGGATCCACGACCTCGCCGGTGCCGTCGTCTTCCTGTCCCTGCCCGTCAGCGCGGCCATCAGCGCCTTCACCCTGCCCACGACACCCTGGCGGGTCGTCTCGGGTGGGGTCGCGGTGACCCTGTTCCTCGGGCTCGGCCAGTTCGGCAGAGCCTGGGAACAGGTGTCACCGCGCATCGGCCTGATTCAGCGGGCCATGATCATTCCGGGTTGGGGCTGGCTGGCCGCCCTCTTCACCGCCCTGGCGCTCGGGCTGATCTGA
- a CDS encoding YcxB family protein codes for MHIRFEVPADPSYPGRVAAVLSSVGLRRYGYVGAVLAGVGVLGLIASLGSSWIEQLMPLWVSMTLGGLLAMLYAPFVRLRARRRSGRYAVDGAYDITEDNIMMRSGSESGGIAWEGVTRVTDTPDFWVVFVGGMPATVIPRRLMSAEDAETLRAFMVDRGLLQPR; via the coding sequence ATGCACATCCGTTTCGAGGTCCCCGCCGACCCCAGCTATCCAGGGCGGGTGGCCGCCGTGCTCAGCAGCGTCGGACTACGCAGGTACGGCTATGTCGGCGCGGTGCTGGCCGGGGTCGGAGTCCTCGGTCTGATCGCCTCGCTGGGGTCCTCGTGGATCGAGCAACTCATGCCGCTGTGGGTGTCGATGACCCTGGGTGGCCTGCTGGCGATGCTGTACGCCCCCTTCGTGCGGCTGCGGGCCCGACGTCGCTCCGGCCGCTACGCCGTCGACGGGGCCTACGACATCACCGAGGACAACATCATGATGCGCAGCGGCTCGGAGTCCGGCGGCATCGCCTGGGAGGGGGTCACCCGGGTGACCGACACCCCGGACTTCTGGGTGGTGTTCGTCGGCGGGATGCCGGCGACGGTGATCCCCCGCCGCCTGATGTCCGCCGAGGACGCCGAGACCTTGCGGGCCTTCATGGTCGACCGCGGGCTGCTCCAGCCCCGATGA
- a CDS encoding MaoC/PaaZ C-terminal domain-containing protein, producing the protein MALSADPETFGAGLDPASLLRWRSVAERHWSGTDALLYALGVGAGQQDPAAELRFTTENSAGHPQAVLPTFAALFAADPPPLGDPAAVRHAEQSLRLHRELPVAGTARTTATVTAVHDQGSGALVRVVSRIRDGQGRPLATATAGFFVIGAGGFGGDRAPAPVRTVPVTAPDHEIHYPVPRDQALLYRLSGDRNPLHSDPRVAERAGLPQPLLHGLCTYGYAGRALLHAVAADPARLRGIDARFTAPVYPGTTLTVRIWRRPLGAAFQVLDGAGRVVLDRGAAWLR; encoded by the coding sequence GTGGCTCTGAGTGCCGACCCCGAGACCTTCGGAGCGGGCCTCGACCCCGCCTCGCTGCTCCGCTGGCGATCTGTCGCCGAGCGGCACTGGAGTGGCACGGACGCCCTGCTGTACGCCCTCGGCGTGGGTGCCGGGCAGCAGGACCCCGCCGCCGAGCTGCGCTTCACCACCGAGAACTCCGCCGGTCACCCGCAGGCGGTACTGCCGACCTTCGCGGCCCTGTTCGCCGCCGACCCGCCCCCGCTCGGCGACCCGGCGGCCGTCCGTCATGCCGAACAGTCCCTCCGGCTGCACCGCGAACTGCCCGTCGCCGGTACGGCCCGCACCACCGCCACCGTCACCGCCGTACACGACCAGGGCAGCGGCGCTCTGGTCCGCGTGGTCTCCCGGATCCGTGACGGGCAGGGGCGTCCGCTGGCCACCGCCACGGCGGGCTTCTTCGTCATCGGTGCGGGTGGTTTCGGTGGCGACCGGGCCCCCGCCCCGGTGCGGACCGTCCCCGTCACCGCGCCGGACCACGAGATCCATTACCCGGTGCCCCGCGATCAGGCCCTGCTCTATCGGCTCAGCGGCGACCGCAATCCCCTGCACAGTGATCCGAGGGTGGCCGAACGCGCCGGCCTGCCGCAGCCGCTGCTGCACGGGCTCTGTACGTACGGCTACGCGGGACGTGCCCTGCTGCACGCGGTCGCCGCAGACCCGGCCCGACTGCGCGGCATCGACGCGCGCTTCACCGCACCGGTGTACCCGGGCACCACCCTGACGGTCCGCATCTGGCGCCGCCCCCTCGGCGCCGCCTTTCAGGTCTTGGACGGCGCCGGCCGGGTCGTGCTCGACCGGGGCGCGGCCTGGCTGCGGTGA
- a CDS encoding ABC transporter substrate-binding protein, which translates to MKMRTLRVAAAALLITVAGAACAENQTADGSGGSAAEPSANVTFGVGVDPAYSPIYLADQDKLFAASGVNVTVTQFQEGTGGLDAILAKQGQFTASTESSLLNRATRGDIKGLAVFSQSPSFIKLVARDGIADVTGIKKYGVVPGTVNEYATNKVLAAKGISRDSVEFVNASPAEMPALLQRGDVDGYIMWEPWPSRGVANGGKILLTSGDIGYVYNLVIGVDGAWYEANKDAAKKVVETIGQACEQLTADPAKAGAVTEKAIKVPAAEAENLLKGVECKVRDFTDEDLKRYAEIAQFQQDSKIVEKAADPASVMIRGLV; encoded by the coding sequence ATGAAGATGCGCACGTTGCGGGTAGCAGCCGCGGCCCTGCTGATTACGGTCGCCGGAGCCGCATGCGCGGAGAACCAGACGGCAGACGGCTCCGGTGGCTCCGCCGCCGAACCGTCCGCCAACGTCACGTTCGGTGTGGGGGTCGACCCGGCCTACTCGCCGATCTACCTCGCCGACCAGGACAAGCTGTTCGCCGCGTCGGGGGTCAACGTCACCGTGACCCAGTTCCAGGAGGGCACCGGCGGACTCGACGCGATCCTGGCCAAGCAGGGTCAGTTCACCGCCAGCACCGAGTCCAGCCTACTGAACCGGGCCACCCGCGGCGATATCAAGGGCCTGGCCGTCTTCTCCCAGTCGCCCAGCTTCATCAAGCTCGTCGCCCGCGACGGAATCGCCGACGTCACCGGCATCAAGAAGTACGGCGTGGTGCCCGGCACGGTCAACGAGTACGCCACCAACAAGGTGCTCGCGGCCAAGGGCATCAGCCGGGACTCCGTCGAGTTCGTCAACGCCTCCCCGGCCGAGATGCCGGCGCTGCTGCAGCGCGGCGACGTCGACGGCTACATCATGTGGGAGCCGTGGCCCTCGCGCGGCGTCGCCAACGGCGGCAAGATCCTGCTCACCAGCGGCGACATCGGCTACGTCTACAACCTCGTGATCGGGGTGGACGGCGCCTGGTACGAGGCGAACAAGGACGCCGCCAAGAAGGTCGTCGAGACCATCGGCCAGGCCTGCGAGCAGCTCACCGCCGACCCCGCCAAGGCCGGCGCGGTCACCGAGAAGGCGATCAAGGTTCCGGCCGCCGAGGCGGAGAACCTGCTCAAGGGCGTGGAGTGCAAGGTCCGCGACTTCACCGACGAGGACCTCAAGCGCTACGCCGAGATCGCCCAGTTCCAGCAGGACAGCAAGATCGTGGAGAAGGCGGCCGACCCTGCGTCGGTGATGATCAGGGGTCTGGTGTGA
- a CDS encoding ABC transporter ATP-binding protein, producing MTSHDTRTAASPGRSSSTGRGGAPVSLREVDIRFGDFDAVRGATLDIAAGEFVCLLGPSGCGKSTLLNAVAGFVTPAGGEVTCGNAPVTGPDVSRGVVFQSAEALFPWLTVRQNVSFGPRMRRMPKAQRAAVEDRYLAMVGLSHSADKFPSQLSGGMRQRAQLARVLANEPSVVLMDEPFGALDAQTRLVMQVELDRIWRDTGATILFVTHDIGEAILLSDRIVTMTAGPAAAIKNVYPCDLPRPRDLTDPASAALFRQLREDIGEEVARTLRAQGLDDGHDGRSTGDQKGAGR from the coding sequence GTGACCTCCCACGACACCCGTACGGCAGCCTCGCCCGGCCGGTCGTCCTCGACCGGCCGGGGCGGGGCCCCCGTCTCCCTGCGTGAGGTCGACATCCGCTTCGGCGATTTCGACGCGGTACGCGGGGCGACGCTCGACATCGCGGCAGGCGAGTTCGTCTGCCTGCTCGGACCCAGCGGTTGCGGCAAGTCCACCCTGCTCAACGCGGTCGCCGGATTCGTCACCCCGGCCGGCGGCGAGGTCACCTGCGGCAACGCCCCGGTCACCGGCCCGGACGTGTCACGCGGTGTGGTGTTCCAGAGCGCGGAGGCGCTGTTCCCCTGGTTGACCGTCCGGCAGAACGTCAGCTTCGGTCCCCGGATGCGGCGTATGCCGAAGGCGCAACGCGCCGCCGTGGAGGACCGCTACCTGGCGATGGTCGGGCTCAGCCACAGCGCGGACAAGTTCCCCAGCCAGCTCTCCGGCGGCATGCGGCAGCGGGCCCAGCTGGCCCGGGTGCTGGCCAACGAGCCCTCCGTCGTCCTGATGGACGAGCCCTTCGGAGCCCTGGACGCGCAGACCCGGCTGGTCATGCAGGTCGAGCTGGACCGGATCTGGCGCGACACCGGCGCCACCATCCTGTTCGTCACCCACGACATCGGCGAGGCGATCCTGCTCAGCGACCGCATCGTCACCATGACGGCCGGTCCGGCCGCCGCCATCAAGAACGTCTACCCGTGCGACCTGCCCCGACCGCGTGACCTCACCGACCCGGCCAGCGCCGCCCTGTTCCGGCAGCTGCGCGAGGACATCGGCGAGGAGGTGGCCCGGACCCTGCGGGCCCAGGGGCTCGACGACGGGCACGACGGCCGGTCGACCGGCGATCAGAAAGGGGCGGGACGATGA